From a region of the Mycolicibacterium sp. MU0050 genome:
- a CDS encoding FKBP-type peptidyl-prolyl cis-trans isomerase has product MPSSFTLVAGAAMVALTLSACGSSDTDTDAAATTTTAPAAESITTTVSETTVAASECPTTAPADGVTPDWNLSGSTGSVAVTGATESSAPAVTVEAPFSVTETQVQTLQAGDGPVVSDTATVLVCYMGVNGRDGSVFDSTYEQGAPIDFPLGGVIPGFQKAIAGQTVGSTVGVAMTSADGYPEGQPGAGIQPGDSLVFAIKILDATA; this is encoded by the coding sequence ATACCCTCCTCCTTCACGCTCGTGGCCGGTGCCGCGATGGTCGCCCTGACGCTGAGCGCCTGCGGCTCCTCCGACACCGACACCGACGCCGCCGCGACGACCACCACCGCCCCGGCCGCCGAGTCCATCACGACCACCGTTTCCGAGACCACGGTCGCGGCCAGCGAGTGCCCCACCACCGCACCGGCTGACGGCGTGACACCCGACTGGAACCTGTCCGGGTCCACGGGCAGCGTCGCGGTCACCGGCGCCACCGAGTCCTCGGCGCCAGCGGTAACCGTCGAGGCGCCGTTCAGCGTGACCGAGACCCAGGTGCAGACGCTGCAGGCCGGCGACGGCCCGGTGGTGTCCGACACCGCCACCGTCCTGGTCTGCTACATGGGCGTCAACGGCCGCGACGGCTCGGTGTTCGACAGCACCTACGAACAAGGTGCGCCGATCGACTTCCCGCTGGGCGGTGTCATCCCCGGCTTCCAGAAGGCCATCGCCGGGCAGACGGTGGGATCCACCGTCGGCGTCGCGATGACCTCCGCCGACGGCTATCCCGAGGGGCAGCCCGGAGCCGGAATCCAGCCCGGCGACTCGTTGGTCTTCGCCATCAAGATCCTCGACGCCACCGCCTGA
- a CDS encoding hemophore-related protein: protein MKTKIMLMAGVTTAAALFGAGAASAQPDVEAIVNSTCTYPQVMNALRATSPETAAELESSMLATGWIQNLLAAGPDERRASIAQLQAYPQLNGYASTINAVAYSCQNY from the coding sequence ATGAAGACCAAGATCATGCTCATGGCCGGAGTGACGACTGCCGCAGCGCTGTTCGGCGCGGGCGCCGCGTCGGCGCAGCCGGATGTGGAGGCGATCGTGAACTCGACCTGCACCTATCCCCAGGTGATGAACGCGCTGCGGGCGACCTCGCCCGAGACGGCCGCCGAGCTTGAGAGCAGCATGCTGGCCACCGGCTGGATTCAGAACCTGCTGGCCGCCGGACCCGATGAGCGCCGCGCCTCGATCGCCCAGCTGCAGGCCTACCCCCAGCTGAACGGGTACGCCTCGACGATCAACGCGGTCGCCTACAGCTGCCAGAACTACTGA
- a CDS encoding DinB family protein translates to MGPFDVLVEDERAQLDAFVEEYRRLFERVLDGLTEEQARRRLVPSQTTLLGLLKHVTWMQRVWFEECVGGSSRQELGLVASVDESFGLADDDTVASVTAAYRQACATARAVVAELPLETVVTGHRGGPRTLRWVYLQVLRELAHHCGHADILREQILAG, encoded by the coding sequence GTGGGTCCATTCGATGTCCTGGTGGAGGACGAACGAGCGCAGCTCGACGCGTTCGTCGAGGAGTACCGCAGGCTGTTCGAGCGGGTCCTCGACGGGCTCACCGAGGAGCAGGCGCGGCGTCGGCTGGTTCCCTCGCAGACGACGCTGCTCGGCTTGCTCAAGCACGTGACGTGGATGCAGCGCGTCTGGTTCGAGGAGTGTGTCGGCGGTTCGTCTCGTCAGGAACTCGGGTTGGTGGCCAGCGTGGACGAGTCCTTCGGCCTCGCCGACGACGACACCGTCGCCTCCGTCACCGCGGCGTATCGACAGGCCTGCGCGACGGCGCGCGCCGTGGTCGCCGAGCTACCCCTGGAGACGGTGGTGACCGGGCATCGGGGTGGCCCGCGCACGCTGCGCTGGGTGTACCTGCAGGTCCTGCGGGAACTGGCGCATCATTGCGGCCACGCCGACATCCTGCGCGAGCAGATCCTCGCGGGCTGA
- a CDS encoding DUF3253 domain-containing protein, protein MSEQLRAELRKASSAGGPAASDADIALGTGAPLRRLESAMRALAEHRGPDGSTCPSDAARAVGGDTWRELMDDARDIARRLAKAGELTVTQGDRVLDPDLPWRGPVRLRAADPGGRTDDAR, encoded by the coding sequence GTGAGCGAACAGCTGCGCGCGGAACTGCGGAAGGCCAGCTCCGCCGGTGGACCCGCCGCGTCCGACGCCGACATCGCGCTCGGGACGGGTGCGCCACTGCGGCGCCTCGAGTCGGCGATGCGCGCACTGGCCGAACACCGCGGGCCTGACGGCAGCACCTGCCCCTCCGATGCGGCGCGGGCCGTCGGCGGCGACACCTGGCGCGAGCTGATGGACGACGCTCGCGACATTGCCCGACGCCTGGCCAAAGCCGGCGAGCTCACGGTCACCCAGGGCGACCGGGTTCTCGACCCGGACCTGCCGTGGCGGGGGCCCGTTCGCCTGCGCGCCGCCGATCCCGGCGGACGTACGGACGACGCCCGCTGA
- a CDS encoding serine hydrolase domain-containing protein: MQRDCGDAYRQRQLSRRSVLRGAAGGLAAALFAGTATTAGCGRTASAPEDELFAELDAKIEELMAAYAVPGVAVGVWHRGREHLRGFGVTDIEQPEPVTPDTLFRVGSTTKTFTGTALMRLVDSGEMVLDERVRTYLPDFRTADAEVADRVTVRQLLNHSAGWRGDYYEDFGPGDDALARYTAGIATLPQLTPPGTTFAYNNAAVTMAGHVIEKVTGLGYEQAVRELVLDPLGLEHSGFFADELRAVPSTASHHVVDGQAVLNRQAWDMPRSLHPTGGLISTARDQLRYARFHLGDGTDPQGRTLLTTDSLLAMRSEPGPSGTLTVEVDGTGVTWHLRPTAEGVPVIMHGGAWPGQQSGFYFVPDRDFALTLLTNSDGGDRLIADIMYDDWALQRFAGLHNLPARVRDLTPGQLADYEGRYTSEEIGEDGTLTRTDTLLTADAGRLRHRVLSPAGEPVAAEPHTPTHLGFYRDDHVLHQDRAGNSLHNRSDFVRDETGRVRWLRMGGRLHRRH, translated from the coding sequence GTGCAACGCGATTGCGGTGACGCCTACCGCCAGAGGCAATTGTCCCGCCGATCCGTGCTGCGGGGCGCCGCCGGCGGTCTGGCGGCGGCGTTGTTCGCCGGCACCGCGACAACGGCGGGGTGTGGCCGCACCGCGTCGGCACCTGAGGACGAACTGTTCGCCGAGCTCGACGCGAAGATCGAAGAGCTGATGGCCGCCTACGCGGTTCCGGGGGTCGCCGTCGGCGTATGGCACCGTGGCCGCGAGCATCTGCGGGGATTCGGTGTCACCGACATCGAGCAGCCCGAGCCCGTCACCCCGGACACCCTGTTTCGCGTGGGCTCGACCACCAAGACGTTCACCGGCACCGCGTTGATGCGCCTGGTCGATTCCGGTGAGATGGTCCTCGACGAGCGGGTCCGGACCTACCTACCCGATTTCCGCACCGCCGACGCCGAGGTGGCCGACCGCGTCACCGTGCGTCAGTTGCTCAACCACTCCGCCGGTTGGCGCGGCGACTACTACGAAGACTTCGGACCGGGCGACGACGCGCTGGCGAGATACACCGCCGGGATCGCGACGCTGCCGCAACTGACACCGCCGGGCACCACGTTCGCCTACAACAACGCGGCCGTCACAATGGCCGGCCACGTCATCGAGAAGGTCACCGGCCTCGGCTACGAACAGGCGGTGCGCGAGCTGGTCCTGGATCCGCTGGGGCTCGAACACAGCGGCTTCTTCGCCGACGAGCTGCGCGCCGTGCCCAGCACCGCCTCCCACCACGTCGTCGACGGGCAGGCCGTGCTGAACCGGCAGGCCTGGGACATGCCCCGGTCGCTGCACCCCACCGGTGGCCTCATCTCCACCGCCCGCGACCAGCTCCGCTACGCGCGCTTCCACCTCGGCGACGGCACCGACCCGCAGGGGCGGACCCTGCTGACCACCGACTCGCTGCTGGCCATGCGGTCGGAGCCCGGGCCGAGCGGCACCCTGACCGTCGAGGTCGACGGCACGGGGGTGACCTGGCACCTGCGACCGACCGCCGAGGGCGTACCGGTGATCATGCACGGCGGCGCGTGGCCCGGTCAGCAGTCCGGGTTCTATTTCGTGCCGGACCGCGACTTCGCCCTGACCCTGCTGACCAATTCCGACGGCGGAGATCGGCTGATCGCCGACATCATGTACGACGACTGGGCGCTACAGCGTTTCGCCGGCCTGCACAATCTGCCCGCCCGGGTGCGGGACCTGACGCCGGGCCAGTTGGCCGACTACGAAGGCCGCTACACCAGCGAAGAGATCGGCGAGGACGGCACGCTCACCCGCACCGACACCCTGCTCACCGCCGACGCCGGTCGGTTGCGTCATCGGGTGTTGTCCCCGGCCGGCGAACCCGTCGCCGCGGAGCCGCACACGCCGACCCATCTGGGGTTCTACCGAGACGACCACGTCCTGCACCAGGACCGGGCCGGCAACTCACTGCACAACCGCTCCGATTTCGTACGGGATGAGACCGGCCGGGTGCGCTGGCTGCGAATGGGCGGCCGGCTGCATCGCCGCCACTGA
- a CDS encoding Fur family transcriptional regulator, which translates to MAEAPDVTSMLRAAGLRVTRPRLAVMVAVSEHPHAETDTIIRATRSRLPEVSHQTVYDALNALTAAGLVRRIQPNGSLARYETRVGDNHHHVVCRSCGAIVDVDCAVGDTPCLTAADDGSLAGFAIDEAEVIYWGFCPTCTTAREVPDRSPTTPDER; encoded by the coding sequence ATGGCTGAGGCCCCCGATGTGACCAGCATGTTGCGGGCGGCCGGACTTCGGGTCACCCGCCCCCGGCTCGCGGTGATGGTTGCTGTGAGCGAGCATCCTCATGCCGAGACCGACACCATCATCCGCGCGACCCGTAGTCGCCTGCCGGAGGTATCGCACCAGACCGTGTACGACGCGCTCAACGCGCTGACCGCCGCCGGACTGGTCCGCCGGATTCAGCCCAACGGCTCGCTGGCCCGGTACGAGACCCGGGTGGGGGACAACCACCACCACGTGGTGTGCCGCTCCTGCGGCGCGATCGTCGACGTCGATTGTGCCGTCGGCGACACGCCCTGTCTGACCGCCGCCGACGACGGTTCCCTGGCCGGGTTCGCCATCGACGAAGCCGAGGTCATCTATTGGGGATTTTGTCCCACCTGCACCACCGCACGAGAAGTTCCCGACCGCAGCCCCACCACCCCCGATGAAAGGTAA
- the katG gene encoding catalase/peroxidase HPI, whose product MKGKNVSDTSDARPPHSDTKTASRSESENPAVPSPKPKAHAPLKNQDWWPNQVDVSVLHAQTEKANPLGADFNYREQVKSLDAEALKRDLVELMTTSQDWWPADWGHYGGLFIRMSWHSAGTYRIHDGRGGGGQGAQRFAPINSWPDNVSLDKARRLLWPIKQKYGNKLSWADLIVLAGNVALESMGFKTAGFAFGREDIWEPEETLWGFEDTWLGTDKRYTGERELDEPYGATTMGLIYVNPEGPEGEPDFMAAAKDIRETFGRMAMNDEETAALIVGGHTFGKTHGAGDADLLGPEPEGAPIEQQGLGWKSAYGSGKGADTITSGLEVIWTHTPTKWDNSFLEILYSNEWELTKSPAGAWQWKPKDNGWANSVPEPHGPGKTHPSMLTTDLSLRFDPIYGEITKRWLDHPEELAEAFAKAWFKLLHRDMGPVSRYVGPWVPQETYVWQDPVPAVDHPLVDDQDIATLKSSVLESDLSVSQLIKTAWASAASFRGTDKRGGANGARIRLEPQRNWEVNEPSELARVLAGLEQIQQDFNSSASGGKKISLADLIVLAGSAAVEKAAKDAGFEIEVHFAPGRTDATPEQTDVESFAVLEPRADGFRNYLRPGEKTQVERLLVDRAYMLNLTAPELTVLIGGLRALGTNHGGSRHGVFTDRPGVLTNDFFVNLLDMNTEWKGSTAENVYEGVDRATGQTKWTATANDLVFGSHSQLRALAEVYAQDDNKGKFVEDFVAAWVKVMNNDRFDLD is encoded by the coding sequence ATGAAAGGTAAGAACGTGTCCGACACCTCTGATGCCCGCCCGCCGCACTCCGATACCAAGACCGCCAGCCGCAGCGAGAGCGAGAACCCGGCGGTTCCGTCTCCCAAGCCGAAAGCCCATGCACCGCTGAAGAACCAGGACTGGTGGCCCAACCAGGTCGACGTCTCGGTGCTGCACGCCCAGACCGAGAAGGCCAACCCGTTGGGGGCGGACTTCAACTACCGCGAACAGGTCAAGAGCCTCGACGCCGAGGCACTCAAACGCGACCTCGTCGAGTTGATGACCACCTCCCAGGACTGGTGGCCGGCCGACTGGGGTCACTACGGCGGCCTGTTCATCCGGATGAGCTGGCACTCGGCGGGCACCTACCGCATTCACGACGGCCGCGGCGGCGGCGGCCAGGGCGCGCAGCGGTTCGCGCCGATCAACAGCTGGCCGGACAACGTCAGCCTGGACAAGGCGCGCCGGCTGCTGTGGCCGATCAAGCAGAAGTACGGCAACAAGCTGTCCTGGGCCGACCTGATCGTGCTGGCGGGCAACGTCGCCCTGGAGTCCATGGGCTTCAAGACCGCCGGCTTCGCCTTCGGCCGCGAGGACATCTGGGAGCCGGAGGAAACCCTGTGGGGCTTCGAGGACACCTGGCTGGGTACCGACAAGCGGTACACCGGTGAACGGGAACTCGATGAGCCGTACGGCGCCACCACGATGGGCCTGATCTACGTCAACCCCGAAGGGCCCGAGGGCGAACCGGATTTCATGGCGGCCGCCAAGGACATCCGCGAGACCTTCGGCCGGATGGCGATGAACGACGAGGAGACCGCCGCCCTGATCGTCGGCGGCCACACCTTCGGCAAGACCCACGGCGCCGGCGATGCCGACCTGCTCGGCCCCGAGCCGGAAGGCGCGCCCATCGAGCAGCAGGGACTGGGCTGGAAGAGCGCCTACGGCTCCGGCAAGGGCGCCGACACCATCACCAGCGGTCTGGAGGTGATCTGGACCCACACTCCGACCAAGTGGGACAACAGCTTCCTGGAGATCCTGTACAGCAATGAGTGGGAGCTGACCAAGAGCCCCGCCGGCGCTTGGCAGTGGAAGCCGAAGGACAACGGCTGGGCCAACTCGGTGCCCGAGCCGCACGGCCCCGGCAAGACGCATCCGTCGATGCTGACCACGGATCTTTCGCTGCGCTTCGACCCGATCTACGGCGAGATCACCAAGCGCTGGCTCGATCACCCCGAGGAGTTGGCCGAGGCGTTCGCCAAGGCGTGGTTCAAGCTGTTGCACCGCGACATGGGCCCGGTGTCGCGTTACGTGGGTCCGTGGGTGCCGCAGGAAACCTACGTGTGGCAGGACCCGGTGCCGGCGGTCGATCATCCGCTGGTCGACGACCAGGACATCGCGACGCTGAAGAGCTCGGTCCTGGAATCGGACCTCTCGGTGTCCCAGCTGATCAAGACGGCATGGGCGTCGGCGGCCAGCTTCCGGGGCACCGACAAGCGCGGCGGTGCCAACGGGGCGCGCATCCGGCTTGAGCCGCAACGCAATTGGGAGGTCAATGAGCCCTCCGAGCTGGCCCGAGTGCTCGCCGGGCTCGAGCAGATCCAACAGGACTTCAACAGCTCGGCCTCGGGCGGGAAGAAGATCTCGTTGGCGGATCTGATCGTGCTGGCCGGCTCGGCCGCGGTCGAGAAGGCGGCCAAGGACGCCGGCTTCGAGATCGAGGTGCACTTCGCACCGGGACGCACCGACGCCACACCGGAGCAGACCGATGTCGAGTCGTTCGCGGTCCTCGAACCGCGGGCCGACGGGTTCCGCAACTATCTGCGTCCAGGCGAGAAAACGCAGGTGGAGCGGCTGCTGGTGGACCGCGCCTACATGCTGAACCTGACCGCACCGGAACTGACGGTGCTGATCGGCGGGCTGCGGGCGCTCGGCACCAACCATGGCGGCAGCCGCCACGGCGTGTTCACCGACCGTCCCGGAGTGTTGACCAACGACTTCTTCGTCAACCTGCTCGACATGAACACGGAGTGGAAGGGCTCCACGGCGGAGAACGTCTACGAGGGCGTCGACCGCGCGACGGGTCAGACGAAGTGGACCGCCACCGCCAACGACCTGGTCTTCGGTTCGCACTCCCAACTGCGCGCCCTGGCCGAGGTCTACGCGCAGGACGACAACAAGGGGAAGTTCGTCGAGGACTTCGTCGCGGCCTGGGTCAAGGTGATGAACAACGACCGCTTCGATCTGGACTGA
- a CDS encoding lysophospholipid acyltransferase family protein translates to MGGTERSAWDPAFTEQVVQRLGPAVRGWFRTEVRGIERIPATGPALLVANHSGGMATPDVLVLAPAFYRHFGYDRPLHTLAHYGVLMGPLSLVMNRLGVIEANPENAVVALDSGALVLVFPGGDYDAYRPTSTANVIDFNGRTGYVRTAVQAGVPLVPIVSIGAQETQWFLSRGHRLAKLLRLTKFRLDIVPISIGWPFGLSVFFPPNVPLPSKIVMEVLDPIDIVADFGDDPDVDEVDAHVRSVMQRSLDRLAVERRFPVLG, encoded by the coding sequence GTGGGTGGCACTGAACGGTCCGCGTGGGACCCCGCGTTCACCGAGCAGGTCGTCCAGCGGTTGGGGCCGGCGGTGCGCGGGTGGTTTCGCACCGAGGTCCGCGGCATCGAGCGGATCCCGGCCACCGGACCGGCGCTGCTGGTCGCCAACCACTCCGGGGGGATGGCCACCCCCGACGTACTGGTGCTCGCGCCCGCCTTCTACCGGCATTTCGGCTACGACCGACCGTTGCACACCCTGGCGCATTACGGCGTGTTGATGGGTCCGCTGTCGTTGGTCATGAACCGGCTGGGGGTCATCGAGGCCAACCCCGAGAACGCGGTCGTCGCGCTGGACTCCGGCGCGCTGGTGCTGGTGTTCCCGGGCGGGGACTATGACGCCTATCGGCCCACCTCGACCGCCAACGTCATCGACTTCAACGGCCGCACCGGATACGTCAGGACCGCCGTTCAGGCGGGGGTTCCGCTGGTACCCATCGTTTCTATCGGCGCCCAGGAAACCCAGTGGTTCCTGTCCCGCGGGCACCGGCTGGCGAAGCTGCTGCGGCTGACCAAGTTCCGTCTCGACATCGTGCCCATCAGCATCGGGTGGCCGTTCGGACTCAGCGTGTTCTTCCCGCCGAACGTCCCCTTGCCGTCGAAGATCGTGATGGAGGTGCTCGACCCCATCGACATTGTCGCCGACTTCGGCGACGACCCCGACGTCGACGAGGTGGACGCGCATGTGCGCTCGGTGATGCAGCGGTCGCTGGACCGGCTGGCCGTCGAGCGCCGGTTCCCGGTGCTGGGCTGA
- a CDS encoding HNH endonuclease signature motif containing protein — MSGNATSASSEVLPGERLEKLFDELAELTGQRNAIDGRIVAITAEIDHDELWGNTGARSVAALVAWKTGVSPANAETIAAVAHRLDDFPRCTEQLREGRLSLDQVGVIAQRAGDGSDAHYAELALSATVRQLRTAIKLEPRPEPESQPERPPSITKTVGAHCTDWRIRLPNTCSAQFDAALQSHHDALIAEWKTDRESAGASKGDDPDDNDPSAGDDGTPKPNPPFPTNSDAFMRLVQTSWDAEAQRRPHGHRTTVVVHLDIKDKLAGLHLGPLLSASERQYLTCDATAEVWFERDGEVLGAGRTTRTISRRLRRALEHRHPTCAVPGCPATRGLHAHHIRHWEDGGPTELDNLVLVCPYHHRQHHRGTITIAGPAPQITVTDAAGEPLHPGSLARPPQSPPPAVPPCPGPTGERADWWWYQPFEPQPPPDPPSPECN, encoded by the coding sequence ATGTCCGGGAACGCGACCTCAGCCAGCAGCGAGGTCCTGCCCGGCGAACGCCTCGAGAAGCTCTTCGACGAGCTCGCCGAACTGACCGGCCAGCGCAACGCCATCGACGGCCGCATCGTCGCAATCACCGCCGAGATCGACCACGACGAACTCTGGGGCAACACCGGCGCACGATCCGTCGCCGCCCTCGTCGCCTGGAAGACCGGCGTCTCCCCCGCCAACGCCGAGACCATCGCGGCCGTGGCGCACCGCCTCGACGATTTCCCGCGCTGCACAGAACAACTCAGAGAAGGCCGGCTGTCCCTGGACCAGGTCGGCGTCATCGCCCAACGCGCCGGCGACGGATCCGACGCCCACTACGCCGAGCTGGCCCTCAGCGCCACCGTCCGCCAACTCCGCACCGCCATCAAACTCGAGCCCCGCCCCGAACCCGAATCCCAGCCCGAACGGCCACCCTCGATCACCAAAACCGTCGGCGCCCACTGCACCGACTGGCGCATCCGCCTACCCAACACCTGCTCAGCGCAATTCGACGCGGCCCTGCAGTCCCACCACGACGCCCTGATCGCCGAATGGAAAACCGACCGCGAGTCGGCAGGCGCGAGTAAGGGTGACGACCCCGACGACAACGATCCCAGCGCCGGCGATGACGGCACGCCGAAGCCCAATCCCCCGTTCCCCACCAACAGCGATGCCTTCATGCGCCTGGTCCAGACCTCTTGGGACGCCGAAGCCCAACGCCGGCCCCACGGCCACCGCACCACCGTCGTTGTGCACCTCGACATCAAAGACAAGCTCGCCGGCCTCCACCTGGGCCCGCTGCTGTCCGCCTCCGAACGCCAGTACCTGACTTGCGACGCCACCGCCGAGGTCTGGTTCGAACGCGACGGCGAAGTTCTCGGCGCCGGTCGCACCACCCGCACCATCAGCCGCCGGCTTCGACGCGCCCTTGAACACCGCCACCCCACCTGCGCCGTCCCCGGCTGCCCCGCCACCCGCGGCCTGCACGCGCACCACATCCGACACTGGGAGGACGGCGGACCCACCGAGCTGGACAATCTCGTCCTTGTCTGCCCTTACCACCACCGACAACACCACCGCGGCACCATCACCATCGCCGGCCCCGCCCCACAGATCACCGTCACCGACGCCGCCGGCGAACCACTGCACCCCGGGTCCCTGGCCCGACCACCCCAAAGCCCGCCACCGGCAGTCCCGCCCTGTCCCGGACCCACCGGCGAACGCGCCGACTGGTGGTGGTACCAACCCTTCGAACCCCAGCCCCCACCCGACCCGCCGTCCCCCGAATGCAACTAG
- the bla gene encoding class A beta-lactamase, producing MTTPLTRRQALVGLAAVAVLAGCRPAGALPPSQPADRLDLAGIEDRHGARIGMYAVDLGSGTSLAHGADDRFAMCSTFKTYAAARVLQLADQDRLQLDTPVPVTESDIVTHAPVTGTKVGQAMSLAELCAAALIESDNTAGNLLLRTIGGPSAITEFARSVGDDQTRLDRWETELNAALPGDLRDTTTPRALGIGYREVLTGTALSDTARERLLTWMRSNITAGKRFRAALPPGWTSADKTGAGDYGTTNDAGLLIGPAGQRVIMVVLTRSRDDQPEAGPYNDAIAETVDLTLEALGHR from the coding sequence ATGACCACACCACTGACGCGCCGCCAGGCCCTCGTCGGCTTGGCCGCCGTGGCGGTGCTGGCGGGCTGCCGCCCCGCCGGTGCCCTCCCGCCCTCCCAGCCCGCTGACCGCCTCGACCTCGCCGGGATCGAGGACCGTCACGGTGCCCGTATCGGCATGTACGCCGTGGATCTGGGCTCCGGGACATCGCTGGCTCACGGCGCCGATGACCGCTTCGCGATGTGTTCCACGTTCAAGACCTATGCGGCCGCACGCGTCCTGCAACTCGCCGACCAGGACCGCCTGCAACTCGACACCCCGGTGCCGGTCACCGAGTCCGACATCGTCACGCACGCCCCGGTGACCGGTACCAAGGTGGGCCAGGCGATGTCGCTCGCCGAGTTGTGCGCCGCTGCGCTCATCGAGTCCGACAACACCGCGGGCAATCTGCTGCTGCGGACCATCGGTGGACCTTCTGCGATCACCGAGTTCGCGCGCAGCGTCGGCGACGACCAGACTCGGCTGGACCGGTGGGAAACCGAGCTCAACGCGGCCCTGCCCGGGGACCTGCGCGACACGACGACACCGCGCGCGCTGGGCATTGGCTATCGGGAGGTGCTCACCGGAACGGCGCTGTCCGACACCGCACGCGAACGGCTGCTGACCTGGATGCGGTCGAACATCACCGCCGGCAAGCGTTTTCGTGCCGCTCTTCCGCCCGGCTGGACCAGTGCCGACAAGACCGGGGCCGGCGATTACGGCACCACCAACGACGCCGGGCTTCTCATCGGCCCGGCCGGCCAGCGGGTGATCATGGTGGTGCTGACCCGCTCCCGCGACGATCAACCCGAGGCCGGACCGTACAACGACGCGATCGCGGAGACCGTGGACCTCACGCTCGAGGCACTCGGCCACCGTTAG
- a CDS encoding oxygenase MpaB family protein — translation MQTTFDPASVVPADVSVTEFTGDDSLPRHDLAQHPIPADSLTWKYWGRLDVTYFGSSVMGPIAGAWPQMGQATSSSVLFTGDSSFSARAKIYKARTRRSREYIYGTVYDAPEDAKKYGLKTRNMHKSIKGTLQSGTYHALNAETFYFAHVTFFHYLLIGVTEQLYFEGSMPREMKEQIFEESKEWYSMWGMDDGPQPETYDDFERYLDNIERNHLVNSQVTQTMLEQFVERRLAPHWWPPIMKKFVWPWVAARRQVVVNSFPPHVQELFNVEWTPEDEQMSRRFMRMYRRVNAVLERILPLKFYYLPIALRGFEREGVDPRKITLESAQRALRESRAQRTSSLAPR, via the coding sequence ATGCAGACGACTTTCGATCCCGCTTCGGTTGTCCCGGCCGACGTCAGCGTCACGGAATTCACCGGTGACGATAGTCTGCCTCGGCACGACCTCGCTCAACATCCGATTCCCGCGGATTCCCTGACCTGGAAGTATTGGGGACGCCTCGACGTAACGTATTTCGGCAGCAGCGTGATGGGCCCGATCGCGGGAGCATGGCCGCAGATGGGGCAAGCGACCTCGAGTTCTGTTCTTTTCACGGGGGACAGCTCATTCAGCGCGCGCGCGAAAATATACAAAGCGCGGACTCGCAGATCTCGCGAATACATTTACGGCACGGTGTACGACGCGCCGGAGGATGCCAAGAAATACGGACTGAAGACTCGCAATATGCACAAGTCCATCAAAGGAACTCTGCAGTCCGGCACCTACCACGCCCTGAATGCGGAAACCTTCTACTTCGCGCATGTCACCTTCTTCCACTACCTGCTGATAGGAGTAACCGAGCAGCTGTATTTCGAGGGGTCCATGCCGCGGGAGATGAAGGAGCAGATTTTCGAGGAATCCAAAGAGTGGTACAGCATGTGGGGGATGGACGATGGTCCGCAGCCGGAGACCTACGATGATTTCGAGCGGTACCTCGACAACATCGAGCGCAATCATCTGGTGAACTCGCAGGTGACTCAGACCATGCTGGAACAGTTCGTGGAACGCCGCCTGGCTCCGCACTGGTGGCCGCCGATCATGAAGAAATTTGTGTGGCCCTGGGTGGCCGCGCGTCGGCAGGTCGTCGTCAATAGCTTCCCGCCTCATGTGCAGGAGCTCTTCAATGTGGAGTGGACCCCGGAGGACGAACAGATGTCGCGCCGCTTCATGCGTATGTATCGGCGGGTCAATGCGGTCCTCGAGCGCATCCTTCCGCTGAAGTTCTACTACTTGCCGATAGCGCTGAGAGGCTTCGAGCGCGAAGGGGTCGATCCACGCAAGATCACGCTGGAGTCGGCCCAGCGGGCACTTCGCGAAAGCCGGGCCCAGCGCACCTCGTCGTTAGCGCCGCGCTGA